The proteins below are encoded in one region of Danio rerio strain Tuebingen ecotype United States chromosome 12, GRCz12tu, whole genome shotgun sequence:
- the ep300a gene encoding histone acetyltransferase p300 isoform X4, whose product MAENVLDSGPPSAKRPKLSSPALSASASDGNDFGSLFDLEHDLPDELISSSELSLANGGDLSQLHTSLGSGGGVIGGAVSGGQDAAAKHRQLSELLRHGSTPGAQQQGAMGNPGGASMGLFGNMKVSPGTQSMGPQGQQHLSMQAGLMQQQQMVDYLNRNMLGPQKGNGQQQPGGPAPQHQNALASQMMNGSPRIGHHNPGMGNSNSNLLAEALQQQQQQQQTVGSQGGLRPQQPGAISKMGINAGSGPYGGPYSQSASQGLGVAGLAPQLQNKPGLPNSPAQFNLDKKPLPIHGIPGMQASQSSPVGAGGGGVAAGMVPNAQGSLGPGSAGSVVSAAVVGGVPPAADPEKRKLIQQQLVLLLHAHKCQRREQANGEVRQCNLPHCRTMKNVLNHMTHCQAGKSCQVAHCASSRQIISHWKNCTRHDCPVCLPLKNAGDKRNQQTMIATGGVALSSSMGNVTGGSPSAPSLNTPGQIDPSSIERAYAALGLTYQGNQAPPQPVQQTQRPVNTMGANSMGVNGAVGGQSQNQQSSLLQDTMLHLNMNSQSLINDSGVGSLPMANPAASGSMRKSWHEDITQDLRNHLVHKLVQAIFPTPDPAALKDRRMENLVAYARKVEGDMYESANSRAEYYHFLAEKIYKIQKELEEKRRTRLQKQGIMPSQAGMNPSGLQQATTGIGQPGPPTGLPSNGPLSDPAVVRPTGPNQMMNRMQNTAGMNSFGNHMGMQSMGQRSTPPLNQGSMVPGRMPQPNVAQMQNQYMQTGPFQASSPVRSAGPVDLVHGGNDGAATQQGQMPLSSLPVGSPLAQPGSAGGAGSGSSVGSLGPSSMSAVPPSSTPTHSISLSHCPPVHQNSPSPAHSRTPTPTPGSQTPQPHTPSLPHLSSNGSQQQFPPSASSDSGMQPLGTPPAVSHSGLSTPNASQHPRTPLSHKGSLPVDGQAATPASVSSVEASFQQAPSDSTATLEPKEEVKAKDEEEEEAMEEERTAKEEDSKPEEKPEVKKEEPLSDGGPMETASDEDKKPEIKIEPKEEEEGSESATSQSSVSGATNKKKIFKPEELRQALMPTLESLYRQDPESLPFRQPVDPSLLGIPDYFDIVKNPMDLSTIKRKLDTGQYQEPWQYVDDIWLMFNNAWLYNRKTSRVYKYCSKLAEVFEQEIDPVMQSLGYCCGRKLEFSPQTLCCYGKQLCTIPRDAAYFSYQNSSPKYGLLADRYHFCEKCFNEIQGETVSLGDDPSQPQTATIFLNISRSINKDQFEKKKNDTLDPELFVECMDCGRKMHQICVLHNETIWPSGFVCDGCLKKSNKTRKENKYAAKRLPQTKLGNFLETRVNAYLKRQNHPESGEVTVRVVHVSEKMVEVKPGMKSRFVDSGEMSESFPYKSKALFAFEEIDGVDVCFFGMHVQEYGSDCPPPNQRRVYISYLDSVHFFQPRFLRTEVYHEILIGYLDYAKRQGFTTGHIWACPPSEGDDYIFHCHPADQKIPKPKRLQEWYKKMLDKAVAERVVHDYKDIFKQATEDRLTSAKELPYFEGDFWPNVLEESIKELEQEEEERKREENSTSNESVETTKGDSKNAKKKNNKKTSKNKSSLSRGNKKKPGMPNVSNDLSQKLYATMEKHKEVFFVIRLFAAPNSNALLPIVDPDPLMACDLMDGRDAFLTIARDKHLEFSSLRRSKWSTMCMLVELHNQSQDRFVYTCNECKHHVETRFHCTVCEDYDLCITCYNTKGHEHKMDKLGLGLDDESNSQVASTTQNPGDSRRLSIQRCIQSLVHACQCRNANCSLPSCQKMKRVVQHTKGCKRKTNGGCPICKQLIALCCYHAKHCQENKCPVPFCLNIKQKLRQQQLQHRLQQAQMVRRRMASMQRTGQQLPGGGCGLPSPGNGCNTGPSTPTPSTQPPTPQTPNQQCQPPATQPGVGNVPSQQQQQLAGMAHQYQPISGSGGMINSSQQSMLPQQQQQPTPAQHLQNANNLPPYVQRPTGSSPHSQSMGKPGMVPGGFSQQQQSNLGQPVMPQHQPPGPPPAAVEIAMKIQRVAETQRQMAQQKILQRNQAPGMMPPHGLHQGPQTQNQMGINLPGTAMVGPSQAQVAVARNQMDQQQGMVTAGMQQQQPGPRSQLPQVQLQQGQQGAPQLQVSPQQQWTGPGMPPQQRPGVMNQMGLQGMAAPQHQQQQAVGQSQPQGNSGVMGMISSQGGAAPAGAGPGNHSQAALQDLLRFLRLPSSPHQQQQVLSILRSNPLLMATFIRQRAPRYLGRGGPGAGGAGVPGGPGGGPGIMDGQQMNVNPNAAQGGMHMTQGTTMQMNPLQQQQQQQQIQQRPMMSGNLQQQQQMAVLQQQQQQGVMPSQGTNISNIPPQLREMMRRHLQQQQQQQQQQQQQQQQQQQQQQQQQQQHQQMGNHAQFQHPQPPQQQGYLGQSGIPPQQPGQPHPGGLQQQQGGAQPGTQQNYSGSVSHQQVAAALQHSLQQQQLQMQQQQSAMGGYQGADGGPGGGGPLQQQQQQMQSAPMGSQPQMFQQAIQQRLLQQQQSHLGGGSPAQHNPMSPQQSQQQMSQSPHLQGQLPNSLGNQVRSPQPSPRPQSQPPNSSPSPRLQPQPSPHHISPQTGSPHPGHLPQHHSGMAAPPPPQQQAQASQQQQQVNAMDQGPFGADQNVLLSQLSGMGALHGQGTNDMLTNNQDMGSNINHSLDLM is encoded by the exons ATGGCCGAGAACGTTCTGGACTCTGGCCCGCCTTCAGCCAAGAGGCCTAAACTCTCATCCCCGGCTCTCTCCGCCTCAGCCAGCGATGGAAAcg ATTTTGGCTCTCTTTTTGACCTGGAGCATGACCTTCCAGACGAGCTGATCAGTTCCTCAGAACTGAGTCTTGCAAATGGAGGGGACCTCAGCCAGTTGCACACCAGTTTGGGTAGTGGGGGCGGAGTCATTGGAGGAGCTGTGTCCGGTGGTCAGGATGCAGCAGCCAAGCACAGGCAGCTCTCTGAGCTTCTCCGACATGGATCCACACCTGGAGCGCAGCAGCAGGGTGCGATGGGTAACCCAGGAGGAGCCTCAATGGGACTTTTTGGGAATATGAAGGTTTCTCCGGGTACCCAAAGCATGGGTCCACAAGGACAGCAACATCTTTCCATGCAGGCTGGCCTcatgcagcagcagcagatggtggACTATCTTAACAGGAATATGCTCGGACCACAGAAAGGAAATGGACAGCAGCAGCCAGGAGGGCCCGCACCTCAACACCAAAATGCGCTGGCGTCTCAGATGATGAATGGATCGCCCAGAATAGGACATCACAACCCGGGCATGGGTAACAGCAACAGTAACCTGTTAGCAGAGGctcttcagcagcagcagcagcagcagcagacagtAGGAAGCCAGGGTGGACTGAGGCCACAGCAGCCTGGAGCGATAAGCAAG ATGGGGATAAATGCAGGTTCAGGCCCCTATGGAGGCCCGTACAGTCAGTCTGCCAGTCAGGGTCTTGGTGTTGCAGGGCTGGCCCCTCAGCTCCAGAACAAACCAGGTCTGCCTAACAGTCCCGCGCAGTTTAATCTTGACAAGAAGCCTCTGCCCATACATGGCATACCTGGCATG CAGGCCTCTCAGTCTTCCCCAGTGGGTGCTGGTGGAGGTGGAGTTGCGGCTGGCATGGTGCCTAACGCCCAAGGATCTCTCGGCCCTGGATCAGCAGGCTCTGTTGTGTCTGCAGCAGTGGTGGGAGGTGTTCCTCCAGCGGCAGATCCAGAAAAGCGCAAACTCATACAGCAACAGCTGGTGCTTTTGCTCCACGCTCACAAGTGCCAGCGAAGGGAACAGGCTAATGGGGAAGTACGGCAGTGTAATTTACCCCACTGCCGCACCATGAAGAACGTCCTCAACCACATGACGCACTGCCAGGCTGGCAAATCCTGCCAAG TGGCGCACTGTGCCTCATCCAGACAGATAATCTCTCACTGGAAGAACTGCACACGGCACGACTGCCCTGTGTGTCTGCCTTTGAAAAATGCAGGAGACAAGAGGAATCAGcaga CTATGATAGCCACTGGAGGTGTGGCGTTAAGTTCTTCCATGGGCAATGTAACTGGTGGTTCACCCAGTGCCCCCAGTCTCAATACCCCAGGGCAGATAGACCCCAGCTCCATCGAGAGGGCATATGCAGCCTTGGGTCTCACATACCAGGGAAACCAGGCTCCCCCTCAACCTGTACAGCAAACACAGCGGCCGGTGAACACCATGG GAGCGAATTCCATGGGAGTGAATGGGGCAGTTGGTGGCCAGTCTCAGAATCAGCAATCTAGCCTTCTCCAGGATACAATGCTGCATCTGAACATGAATTCACAAAG TCTGATAAATGACAGTGGTGTGGGGTCTCTGCCAATGGCCAACCCAGCTGCCAGCGGTAGCATGAGGAAGAGCTGGCATGAGGACATCACCCAGGATCTGCGCAACCACCTGGTACACAAGCT AGTCCAGGCTATTTTTCCCACACCAGACCCTGCTGCACTGAAAGACCGTCGGATGGAGAATCTAGTGGCCTATGCACGTAAAGTTGAGGGTGACATGTATGAGTCTGCTAACAGCAGG gcggAGTATTATCACTTTCTGGCAGAGAAGATCTATAAAATTCAGAAAGAACTGGAAGAGAAGCGAAGGACACGGTTACAGAAGCAGGGTATAATGCCCTCCCAGGCTGGCATGAACCCCTCTGGCCTGCAGCAAGCGACCACTGGGATTGGTCAGCCTGGGCCACCCACAGGACTGCCTTCTA ATGGCCCACTATCAGATCCAGCAGTAGTGCGTCCAACTGGCCCAAACCAGATGATGAACAGAATGCAGAATActgctg GCATGAATTCATTTGGGAATCATATGGGAATGCAGTCCATGGGCCAGAGATCAACACCACCTCTTAACCAG GGAAGCATGGTGCCTGGGAGGATGCCACAGCCGAATGTTGCACAGATGCAAAATCAATACATGCAAACTGGACCGTTTCAAGCTTCAAGTCCTGTTCGTAGTGCTGGTCCTGTTGACCTGGTACACGGAGGAAACGATGGTGCTGCCACTCAA CAGGGACAAATGCCGTTATCATCTTTACCAGTCGGGAGTCCTTTAGCCCAACCTGGATCTGCTGGCGGGGCAGGCAGCGGGTCATCTGTGGGCTCCTTGGGTCCCAGCAGCATGAGTGCTGTTCCTCCATCATCCACCCCCACCCACTCCATCAGCCTCAGTCACTGCCCACCTGTACACCAGAATTCACCTTCACCAGCTCATAGCCGGACGCCCACACCCACGCCAGGCTCCCAAACGCCTCAGCCCCACACACCCAGCTTACCCCATTTATCCTCAAATGGCAGTCAGCAACAGTTTCCTCCGTCCGCCAGCTCTGACAGCGGCATGCAGCCATTAGGAACTCCTCCAGCGGTGTCTCACAGTGGTCTCTCCACACCAAATGCCAGCCAGCATCCCCGCACTCCA TTGTCTCATAAAGGTTCTCTACCAGTTGATGGCCAGGCTGCTACTCCTGCCTCCGTCAGCAGTGTAGAGGCATCATTTCAGCAAGCTCCTTCAGACTCCACAGCCACCCTGGAGCCAAAGGAGGAGGTCAAGGCGAaagatgaggaggaggaagaagccATGGAGGAAGAAAGAACTGCTAAGGAGGAAGACAGTAAACCTGAGGAAAAGCCAGAG GTAAAGAAAGAGGAGCCATTGAGTGATGGTGGGCCGATGGAGACTGCATCTGATGAGGACAAAAAACCTGAGATAAAGATTGAGCCTAAAGAAGAGGAAGAGGGTTCAGAGTCCGCAACTAGCCAGAGTTCTGTTTCTGGAGCCACTAACAAAAAGAAAA TTTTTAAACCAGAGGAACTGAGGCAGGCCCTGATGCCTACACTGGAGTCTCTTTATCGCCAGGACCCCGAGTCTCTGCCCTTCCGCCAGCCTGTAGACCCTTCACTGTTGGGAATACCA GACTATTTTGACATTGTGAAAAATCCAATGGACTTGTCTACTATCAAACGAAAGCTTGACACAGGCCAGTACCAGGAGCCATGGCAGTATGTAGATGACATCTGGCTTATGTTCAACAACGCCTGGCTGTACAATCGTAAGACATCACGGGTCTACAAGTACTGCTCCAAACTGGCGGAGGTCTTTGAGCAAGAAATTGACCCAGTCATGCAGAGCCTTGGCTACTGTTGTGGGAGAAAG CTTGAATTTTCTCCCCAAACTCTGTGCTGCTATGGGAAACAGTTATGCACTATACCACGAGATGCTGCTTACTTTAGTTATCAGAACAG ttcaccaaaatatgGGCTTCTTGCTGACAGGTACCACTTCTGCGAGAAGTGTTTCAATGAGATCCAGGGTGAAACCGTGTCCTTGGGAGACGATCCATCCCAACCTCAAAC AGCTACAATTTTCCTGAATATTTCTAGATCAATCAACAAAGATCAGTTTGAAAAGAAGAAAAATGACACACTTGACCCTGAGCT atTTGTGGAATGTATGGATTGTGGCCGTAAGATGCATCAGATTTGCGTTTTGCACAATGAAACTATATGGCCATCAGG cTTTGTGTGTGATGGTTGTCTGAAGAAGTCCAACAAAACCCGCAAAGAGAATAAATATGCTGCTAAAA GGCTTCCACAGACCAAATTAGGCAATTTTTTGGAAACGCGGGTAAATGCCTATCTGAAGCGACAAAATCATCCAGAATCTGGTGAAGTCACTGTTCGTGTTGTTCATGTCTCAGAAAAAATGGTGGAAGTCAAACCAGGCATGAAGTCTAG GTTTGTGGATAGTGGAGAAATGTCAGAGTCTTTCCCATACAAATCGAAAGCTTTATTTGCGTTTGAGGAGATTGATGGTGTTGATGTTTGCTTCTTTGGGATGCATGTGCAAGAGTATGGCTCAGACTGTCCACCACCTAATCAAAG ACGGGTTTACATATCCTATTTGGACAGTGTCCACTTCTTTCAGCCACGCTTTTTAAGAACAGAGGTGTACCATGAAATCCTTATAGGATATCTTGATTATGCCAAAAGACAAGG GTTTACCACAGGACACATCTGGGCCTGCCCTCCTAGCGAAGGAGATGATTACATCTTCCATTGTCATCCTGCAGACCAGAAGATACCCAAGCCCAAGCGACTGCAAGAGTGGTATAAGAAGATGCTGGACAAAGCTGTCGCAGAGCGTGTTGTGCATGATTACAAG gacaTCTTCAAACAGGCAACAGAAGATCGTCTCACTAGTGCCAAAGAACTGCCCTATTTTGAGGGTGATTTCTGGCCTAATGTTCTTGAAGAAAGCATTAAAGAATTGGAGCAAGAAGAAGAGGAAAGAAAGAGGGAAGAAAACAGCACATCCAATGAGAGTGTTGAG ACAACAAAAGGTGACAGCAAAAATGCCAAGAAAAAGAACAACAAGAAGACGAGCAAGAACAAGAGCAGTTTAAGCCGAGGAAACAAAAAGAAGCCTGGAATGCCAAATGTGTCTAATGACCTTTCACAGAAGCTCTATGCCACGATGGAAAAGCACAAAGAG GTGTTCTTTGTTATCCGGCTGTTTGCAGCACCCAATTCTAATGCTCTTCTGCCCATTGTTGACCCGGATCCCTTGATGGCCTGTGATTTGATGGATGGTCGCGATGCCTTCCTAACAATTGCACGAGACAAGCACTTGGAGTTTTCCTCATTGCGACGTTCCAAATGGAGCACTATGTGCATGCTGGTAGAACTGCACAACCAAAGCCAGGACCGCTTTGTCTATACCTGTAATGAGTGCAAACACCATGTTGAAACTCGCTTCCATTGCACTGTGTGCGAG GACTATGATCTCTGCATCACTTGCTACAATACAAAAGGTCATGAGCACAAGATGGACAAACTGGGCTTGGGGTTGGACGACGAAAGCAACAGTCAGGTTGCTTCCACAACACAGAATCCAGGAGACTCCCGGCGTCTCAGCATTCAGCGGTGCATCCAGTCTCTGGTGCATGCCTGCCAGTGTCGCAATGCCAACTGCTCACTTCCATCTTGCCAAAAAATGAAACGTGTAGTTCAGCATACCAAAGGCTGCAAACGCAAGACCAATGGTGGTTGTCCTATCTGCAAGCAGCTCATTGCGCTTTGTTGTTACCATGCAAAACACTGCCAAGAGAACAAATGTCCTGTGCCGTTCTGCCTCAACATCAAGCAGAAACTGCGGCAACAGCAACTCCAGCACAGGCTACAGCAGGCCCAGATGGTGCGTAGAAGAATGGCCAGTATGCAAAGGACAGGCCAACAGCTTCCAGGAGGTGGTTGTGGTCTGCCATCTCCTGGGAACGGCTGTAATACTGGTCCGAGCACTCCAACACCGAGCACTCAGCCACCTACCCCTCAGACGCCCAATCAGCAATGTCAGCCTCCAGCTACTCAACCTGGTGTTGGCAATGTTCCATCACAGCAGCAACAGCAGTTGGCAGGGATGGCCCATCAGTACCAGCCAATATCTGGAAGTGGTGGGATGATTAACTCCTCACAGCAGTCAATGTTAccacagcagcagcaacagccaACACCAGCTCAGCATCTCCAGAATGCCAACAACCTTCCTCCATATGTGCAAAGACCTACAGGCTCATCTCCACATTCTCAGTCAATGGGAAAGCCAGGCATGGTTCCAGGTGGCTTCTCTCAACAGCAACAATCAAACCTAGGGCAGCCTGTGATGCCACAACATCAGCCACCTGGCCCCCCACCTGCAGCTGTAGAAATTGCCATGAAAATTCAGCGAGTCGCTGAGACACAACGACAGATGGCTCAGCAAAAGATCCTGCAAAGAAACCAGGCTCCTGGCATGATGCCTCCCCATGGCTTACATCAGGGTCCGCAAACTCAAAACCAGATGGGCATAAACCTTCCTGGCACTGCAATGGTTGGGCCTTCCCAGGCACAAGTAGCAGTGGCTCGAAATCAAATGGATCAACAGCAGGGAATGGTCACAGCAGGCATGCAACAGCAGCAGCCAGGACCTCGGTCTCAGCTTCCCCAAGTCCAGTTGCAGCAGGGCCAGCAAGGAGCACCTCAACTTCAGGTGTCACCACAACAGCAGTGGACTGGTCCTGGCATGCCTCCTCAACAGAGACCAGGGGTAATGAACCAAATGGGTCTGCAAGGGATGGCTGCACCACAACATCAGCAGCAGCAAGCTGTTGGTCAATCGCAGCCGCAAGGAAACTCTGGTGTAATGGGTATGATAAGTAGCCAAGGAGGGGCTGCACCTGCAGGCGCTGGTCCTGGAAATCACTCTCAGGCTGCCTTACAAGACCTTTTAAGGTTCTTAAGATTACCCAGCTCTCCCCATCAACAGCAGCAAGTCCTGAGTATACTACGTTCAAACCCTCTACTCATGGCAACCTTTATAAGGCAACGGGCTCCTAGGTACCTTGGTCGAGGTGGTCCTGGAGCAGGAGGTGCAGGTGTTCCAGGTGGACCTGGTGGAGGTCCAGGCATCATGGATGGCCAGCAAATGAATGTAAATCCCAATGCAGCTCAGGGTGGTATGCACATGACACAAGGAACGACCATGCAAATGAATCcacttcaacaacaacaacagcagcagcaaatTCAACAGCGTCCTATGATGAGTGGAAATTTGCAGCAGCAACAGCAAATGGCAGTattacagcagcagcagcaacaaggTGTTATGCCCAGTCAAGGCACGAACATCTCTAATATCCCTCCCCAGTTAAGGGAAATGATGAGACGGCatttgcagcagcagcagcagcaacaacaacaacaacaacaacaacaacaacaacaacaacaacaacagcagcaacagcagcagcagcatcaacAGATGGGTAACCATGCTCAGTTCCAGCATCCTCAACCACCCCAGCAGCAGGGTTATCTAGGCCAGTCTGGAATTCCTCCTCAGCAGCCAGGCCAACCTCACCCAGGTGGTCTCCAGCAACAACAGGGAGGGGCCCAGCCTGGAACCCAGCAAAACTACTCTGGGTCTGTGTCCCATCAGCAGGTTGCAGCAGCTCTGCAACATAGCTTACAGCAACAGCAACTTCAAATGCAACAGCAGCAGAGTGCTATGGGAGGATATCAAGGTGCTGATGGAGGACCTGGAGGTGGTGGTCccctccagcagcagcagcagcagatgcaGTCAGCTCCTATGGGCTCACAGCCGCAAATGTTTCAGCAAGCTATACAGCAACGGCTCCTCCAGCAGCAACAGTCACACCTCGGAGGAGGATCTCCTGCTCAACACAATCCTATGAGTCCACAGCAGTCCCAGCAACAGATGTCCCAGTCTCCCCATTTACAGGGCCAGTTGCCCAATTCTCTCGGCAACCAAGTTCGCTCTCCCCAACCATCACCTCGTCCCCAGTCCCAGCCACCAAACTCTAGTCCATCTCCTCGCTTGCAGCCCCAGCCGTCACCCCATCACATCTCACCCCAGACTGGGTCGCCCCACCCAGGTCACCTTCCTCAACACCACAGTGGCATGGCTGCTCCTCCACCGCCACAGCAACAAGCACAGGCATCCCAGCAGCAGCAACAGGTTAACGCCATGGACCAGGGCCCATTTGGAGCAGACCAGAATGTTTTGCTTTCACAGTTAAGCGGGATGGGAGCCTTACATGGGCAGGGAACAAATGACATGCTGACGAATAACCAGGATATGGGCTCGAACATTAATCACTCGTTGGATTTGATGTAA